Proteins encoded in a region of the Triticum dicoccoides isolate Atlit2015 ecotype Zavitan chromosome 3A, WEW_v2.0, whole genome shotgun sequence genome:
- the LOC119273476 gene encoding CSC1-like protein At3g54510, with protein sequence MDAEGLLASAAINLGLALVALSLFSMLKKQPGNAPVYLPRRMAGAAGSGWVLPLGTGRLTPSFRWIRAAFRLSDDDVLRRHGLDALAVIRLFKLGINCFSVCSIVGVLILAPVNYTSAGPSGTKRPNSMEIFTVSNVPKGSDRLWVHFSCLCFISFYVVYLLHKEYKEMSRKRIEHLKHHRKRPDQFTILVQGIPVCADHGIYGCNVDHFFSKHYQTYQSYQILHDNGNIESLQKLASSLEKQIERKRDTRRCNFWQWIWFKFTSGPLDARSQEQKLKEVHHSIRILQCKNMLKQKELPVAFVSFKSRLEAAQAAETQQHVNPLSLVTRYAPEPTETIWSNLAIPFYRLAVYKLGVFIAAFLLTVFFTIPVTAVQGIVQFEKIEKWFPPARAVQLIPGLSSVVTGYLPSMILNGFIYLIPFAMLGMASFEGCISRSRTEIKTCNMVFYFLLGNVFFLSILSGSLLHQIGESFTHPKDIPSRLASAVSAQSDFFITYILTNGMSGFSFEVLQFGLLTWHFLKAHTVGHSDEPYLYGFPYYRVVPIASLAVLIGMVYAVVSPLLLPILVIYFLLGYAVFINQMEDVYDITYDTCGQYWPTIHHYIFLAVTLMQTTMIGLFGLKSKPGASIATIPLLVLNIMFNEYCKVRFLPTFQCRPIQICKDNDDLDKTEGEAECSSEHAVRAYTPPWMRPTGSSPESSSVQPLVRCLI encoded by the exons ATGGACGCGGAGGGGCTGCTAGCGTCGGCGGCGATCAACCTGGGGCTGGCGCTGGTGGCGCTCTCGCTCTTCTCCATGCTCAAGAAGCAGCCCGGGAATGCGCCCGTCTACCTGCCGCGGCGGATGGCGGGGGCCGCCGGCTCCGGCTGGGTGCTGCCCCTCGGCACCGGGCGGCTGACCCCGTCCTTCCGCTGGATCCGCGCCGCCTTCCGGCTCTCCGATGACGACGTGCTGCGGCGCCACGGCCTCGACGCCCTCGCCGTCATCCGCCTCTTCAAGCTCGG GATCAATTGTTTCAGCGTCTGCTCGATTGTCGGAGTGTTGATCCTTGCGCCGGTGAATTACACAAGTGCAGGTCCGTCGGGCACCAAGAGGCCGAATTCCATGGAGATTTTCACCGTGTCCAACGTGCCCAAGGGCTCTGACAG GCTCTGGGTGCATTTTTCGTGCCTGTGCTTCATATCCTTTTATGTGGTGTATTTGCTTCACAAG GAGTACAAAGAGATGTCCCGCAAAAGAATTGAACACTTGAAGCATCACCGGAAGAGACCTGATCAGTTCACCATTTTAGTTCAAGGAATTCCAGTGTGCGCAGATCATGGAATTTATGGGTGTAATGTTGATCATTTCTTCTCAAAGCACTACCAGACGTACCAATCATATCAAATACTGCATGACAATGGAAACATCGAGTCATTGCAG AAGCTGGCATCTTCACTTGAAAAACAGATAGAGAGGAAAAGGGATACCCGAAGATGCAACTTTTGGCAGTGGATCTGGTTTAAGTTCACATCAGGCCCACTAGATGCTCGCAGCCAGGAACAAAAACTGAAGGAAGTGCACCACTCTATCCGAATCCTGCAGTGCAAAAATATGCTCAAACAAAAG GAGTTACCAGTTGCTTTTGTCTCATTCAAGTCCCGGTTGGAGGCTGCCCAAGCTGCTGAAACGCAACAGCACGTCAATCCGCTGTCACTGGTTACACGTTATGCTCCTGAGCCAACTGAGACAATATGGTCAAATCTGGCTATTCCTTTCTACCGTCTTGCTGTATACAAGCTTGGAGTCTTCATTGCTGCATTTTTACTAACAGTGTTCTTCACCATCCCCGTCACAGCCGTGCAAGGGATAGTGCAATTTGAGAAGATTGAGAAATGGTTCCCACCGGCCAGAGCTGTGCAACTTAT ACCAGGTTTGAGTTCCGTTGTAACTGGATATCTTCCAAGCATGATTTTGAATGGATTTATCTACTTGATTCCGTTCGCAATGCTCGGTATGGCTTCGTTTGAAGGCTGCATTTCAAGAAGTCGAACGGAAATCAAGACGTGCAACATGGTCTTCTACTTCTTGCTAGGAAATGTTTTCTTCCTGAGTATTCTTTCAGGATCTCTGCTCCATCAGATAGGAGAATCCTTTACGCACCCTAAAGATATTCCTAGCCGTCTAGCAAGTGCTGTTTCTGCACAG TCAGATTTCTTCATCACATATATCTTGACCAATGGCATGTCAGGCTTTTCCTTTGAGGTTCTTCAGTTTGGTTTGCTAACATGGCACTTCTTGAAGGCGCATACTGTTGGACATAGTGATGAGCCATATCTGTATGGCTTCCCTTACTACAGAGTTGTGCCCATTGCTTCCCTTGCAGTATTGATTGGAATGGTGTATGCTGTTGTTTCACCTCTTTTGCTTCCGATTCTTGTGATCTACTTTTTACTCGGTTATGCCGTGTTCATCAACCAG ATGGAAGACGTATACGATATCACATACGACACCTGTGGGCAATATTGGCCCACTATTCACCACTACATCTTCCTCGCAGTCACGCTCATGCAAACTACAATGATAGGCTTGTTCGGCCTGAAGTCGAAGCCCGGAGCTTCAATCGCCACCATCCCCTTGCTTGTGTTGAACATCATGTTCAACGAGTACTGCAAGGTCCGGTTCCTTCCGACTTTCCAATGCCGGCCGATCCAG ATCTGCAAGGACAACGATGACCTTGATAAAACCGAGGGGGAGGCAGAATGCAGCTCGGAACATGCTGTCAGGGCGTACACGCCGCCGTGGATGCGTCCGACAGGGTCCTCCCCAGAATCTAGCTCGGTGCAGCCTTTAGTCCGTTGTTTGATATAA